CATGCAAGATGCAGAATTAACATTGCACCGCCATCTTCTTTTTCAGGACTTGGATCTATATGTTCTGAGTATTCGATTTCTTTAAAAAAAATAAAAGGGTATCGATTAGAGGGTCCGTCAGCTTGGTAATTTATTACGCTAACATCGGTATTTGCTCCATACCAATTCTTCATAGGGACCGCAGCCGTCGGTGAAAAATTAATGCCAAGTTGATTTGCCGAGAATTGATAATCGGCGAGATTAGAATGCTCCCCAATCTCAAGAATCGCATGAAGAAAACCATGCGGTCCCGTCGAAAAATTAAGGGGTTGCGAACATCCGAATGTGCAAACAAATAGAAGGCAGGAGGCTATTAATTTGAGAATCATTTTTTCGATTCATGATTAATTGAAAACCGAATTGGATGGAAATGGGTTAATCCCGCATGGACTTCTGAATCCCGTCCCAGAGCGGTTCGAACAGGTAATCCAACGCGCTGCGCGAGCGGGTCTTGATGAATACCTGCGCCCGCAAGCCTGGCCCAAGCACGATCGGCTCACGCGCCACGCTGTTCGCGTGTGCGATAACGTCCGCCGGGATTTCTATATGGGCCAGATAGAACGGTTGCCGTGTCTCCTTGTCATTGAGCGAGTCGGCAGAGAGGTAGGCGACCGTGCCTTCCAGCACAGGAGACGTCCTGGGGTTATAGGCGGTCAGCCGCACGTCAGCCTTGCGGCCAGGCAGAATTTCGCGCACGTTATCGGGCTTGACCTTCGCCTCAACAATTAACGGGGTGCCCGACGGCACCAGATCAAGAAGCGGCTCGCGCGGACCAACGGCCGCGCCAATGGTGTGCACCATGAGGCCTACGACTTCGCCGTCCACAGGTGCAACGATCCTGGTGCGCGCTTCGATATCCTGGGCCGGGCGTAGCTGATCGGTGACCTGCTGGATTTTCGCCGTCGTGTCCTTTAACTGCGTGTCGGCCGCCCTCACGTAGTCATTGCGCAGCGCGGTGATCTTCATATCGAGATCAGTCTGCTTCTGGCGGGCGCGAATCAATTCTGCCGTATCCGATTGCTGGCGTGACTTGTAATCCGCCGCAGCACGCCGCAGTTCCATCATCTTCGTTTCGGTCACGTAGCCGTCGCTGCGCAGCTGTTCGTTGACCTGAAGCTCCTGCTTCGAAATGCCGAGGCTTTCGTCACTGGTGCGTACAAGCGAGGTCACCATTGCAATCTCTTCACGCGTCTGCGCCGCCTGTTCCTGCAAGAGTCGCAACTGGTCGTCCAGCGTCTGGCGCTCCGAATCGAACAGTATCTGTTCGCGGTGCAATAGCGCAGCGATGGCCGGGTCCGACGAGCGGGCAGTCAACTCTGCGGAAAACGCGACAGAGCGCTTCATGTCGCGCTCTGCCTGGAGTCGTGCGGCCTTGGCCTGAGCGTCGGCAAGTTGCGCTTGCAGCACAGAGACCTCGGCGTCGGGTCGTACATTGTCGAGCTTGAGCAGCACCTGACCGGCTTTCACATAGTCGCCATCTTTCACAAGGATAGCCCTGACGATCCCGCCTTCCTGATGCATCACCGTCTTGCGCTCGCCGTCATCACGTACAACCCCATCTGCGACGACTGCGCCCGAGAGCGGCGCGAGCGCAGCCCAGACGCCCAGCGCACCGAACCCAAGAACAAGCGCAACGCACCCCGATGCAATAGCCGTTCGCGGCAGGTGCAAGGGTGCGAATGTCCCTTCTGGCTCGGGTGTCCGGCGGGGCTCAGACAGCGCGCCACGGATACGGGCATGCACCTTCTTCACGATAGTGCACACGTTCATGATGCTGCGATCTCCCGACGTTGTTCGTTGCCTGTCGCAGGGTCTGCCGTTCGGGCCTTCGAGCGAAGCCATGCCTCGACCTGTTCGCGTGTGCCGAAACACTCAGTCTGTCCGTTGCGCATCATCATCACGCGATCGGCGATCGAGAGCACTGCCTGCCTGTGAGTGACGACAACGACGGTTACGCCGTCCCGCTTTAGCTGAAGCAGGGCCGCGTTCAACCGGCGTTCGCCGTCTGCGTCGAGATTGGCGTTGGGTTCATCGAGCAGCACAAGGCGCGGGTCGCCGTAGAGTGCACGGGCCAGCGCAATCGCCTGGCGTTGACCACCTGATAGCGCTTCTCCTGACTCACCGATTTCCGTTTCATAGCCGTCCGGCAACCTGAGAACCATGTCGTGCACGCCCGCACGCTGCGCAGCAAGCACAATTGCTTCGGCCTGGTGATTCGCCGGGTCAGGATCGCGCGCAATGTTGCCCGCAACGCTGCCTGAGAAGAGTTCGACGTCCTGCGGCACGTAACCCAGATAGCGCCCGAGCCTGTCGCGCGGCCACTGTGCAATATCAGCGCCGTCAAGCCGCACGGTGCCCGACTGCGGCTCCCAGAGGCCGGCCAGAAGCCGCAGGAGTGTTGATTTGCCAGAGGCGCTGGAACCGACAATCACCAGCAACTGGCCAGGAGACAGCGAGAATTGAATGCCACGGAGCAGAAGGCGACCCTGCTGATCGTTAACGCGGCGACTGCTGAACGTGAGCGCTTCGACAGTCAGCTGGCCGGCCGGGCGAGGTAACTCGATAGCGCTCCGTCCGGGCATCCAGCGATGCAGCGCGTCCAGTCGCTCCCATCCCTGACGCACCTCGACAAACTGCTTCCAGCTTCCAAGCATCTGCTCGACCGGGGCCAGTGCCTTGCCCAGAAGAATGGTTGTGGCAAGCATGACTCCACCGGTTGCATATTGATTGATAACGAGCCATGCCCCCGCGCCCATCATCACGACCTGAATCGCCTGGCGCAGCGCCTTGCTGATATTCCTGTTCAGGGTTGACGCGTTGCCCACCTGCTCCTGCGCGTCAAGGTCCAGGCTACGTCGTGCTGCCCACGCGCCGATGACGGCGGCGTTCATGCCAAGTACTGTCACGATCTCCGCATTGCGGCCGATCTGCGCTGCGATCTGCTCAGTCTCGCGCTGACGCGTCGTGTAAGTGCGAACGCCTGCTCTTGTGAGTCGGTCATTCACGACGGTCAGACAGACGAGCAGGATTGCACTGACGATAGCGATCAGTCCAAGCGACCAGTGAAAAAGGAACATCAGCGCGAGGTAGACAAAGAGCCACGGCAAGTCCAGAAGGGCTATTACGCCCGTGCCGGAAAGGAAGGAACGCAGAGCGGCTACGTCCTGTGACGTAGCGAGATCAGGCCGGGGTGATCGTCTTGCGAGCGTCTCGACCCGGGCCGCCAGTGCCAGCCGGTCGAGACGGTCGGCCAACTGGCGGCCAAGATCAGCGAGCAGGAGACTCCGCACGACGTCAACAGCGAACATCATGAACAGGGCAATTGCCATGAAGATCACTAGCATGGCGAGCGTTTCCAGGCTGCGGCTTGGCAGGACGCGGTCGTAGACCTGAAGCATATACAGCGTGGGCGCCACCACCAGCAGATTGCTGGCAATGCCGAAAAGTGCGGCGAACAGCAGGTGCCGCCGTATTGCCTGATACATCGTCATGTTCTATTTCTGTGAGGGTGCGGCTCTGGACGCGTCCAGGCCGTCAAGTTGCGCGAGTGTCGATTCGTCGAGCTGCGCGACGCTCGCCTTCAGATGAAAAAACTGCATCAGCGCGTCGTAACGCGCCCTGGCAAGGTCGCGCCGCGTGCGAAAAAGTTTGTCCTCGGCGTCGAGCACGTTCGCATTGATCCGCACGCCTACGCGAAATCCTTTGCGGTCGGAATTCAGGGCAGTTTCGGCGGATTGCTGCGCGGTGTGTAGCGCGGCGATCTGCGCTAGTCCATCACGCACCCCGAGAAACGCCTGCTGGGCATCAAGTGCGGCCGAGCGGCGCGCATCCTCCAGATCGTCTTCGGCCTTATCCCGAAGCGCCAGGGCTTCGCGCTGTTTGCTCAACGTTGAAAGGCCATCGAACAGCGGAATGCTGATCTGGATACCAATCTCACCGGACGAAGCCCGATGGGCGCCGGTATAGAAGTTGGTCTGTCCGTTGATGAATGCGGCATTGCCGTTACTTGCGTTTCCAACTATCGACACGCTCGGCATATAGCCTGCATTCACCTTGCTAATTTCCCGCTTTGCGATCTCCAGCGCGATCTGCTGCTGCCTGACGTCAAGCCCCGACGTCTGCGCATCCGATTCCCACGTATCGGATGAACTGTCAGTAAATGCCGCCAGCGTGGCGTCTGCATCGACCGACCCAACCGCATCGATGGGATGACCGACTATCTTTTGCAGCGCGGCGTAGCGTCTTGCAACTTCGCCCTGCGCCTTGAGGAGATCGGCATGCGCGGAGTCGGAAGCCGCCCGCGCCTCGTCCATGTCAACGACTGTCGCTGCGCCCAGCGTAAAGCTTCGGGTGGTCAGTCCCAACTGTTCGTCGACCGAGCGCAGATGCTCCTGCGCCAGCAGAAAAGCATCTTTCGCTGCAAGCGCGTCAAAATACGCCTGTGCCACGCGAAGCAGAAGGTCCTGCTTCGCGCTGGCGAACGTGAAGCCCGCGCCGATGA
The nucleotide sequence above comes from Paraburkholderia aromaticivorans. Encoded proteins:
- a CDS encoding HlyD family type I secretion periplasmic adaptor subunit, which codes for MASLEGPNGRPCDRQRTTSGDRSIMNVCTIVKKVHARIRGALSEPRRTPEPEGTFAPLHLPRTAIASGCVALVLGFGALGVWAALAPLSGAVVADGVVRDDGERKTVMHQEGGIVRAILVKDGDYVKAGQVLLKLDNVRPDAEVSVLQAQLADAQAKAARLQAERDMKRSVAFSAELTARSSDPAIAALLHREQILFDSERQTLDDQLRLLQEQAAQTREEIAMVTSLVRTSDESLGISKQELQVNEQLRSDGYVTETKMMELRRAAADYKSRQQSDTAELIRARQKQTDLDMKITALRNDYVRAADTQLKDTTAKIQQVTDQLRPAQDIEARTRIVAPVDGEVVGLMVHTIGAAVGPREPLLDLVPSGTPLIVEAKVKPDNVREILPGRKADVRLTAYNPRTSPVLEGTVAYLSADSLNDKETRQPFYLAHIEIPADVIAHANSVAREPIVLGPGLRAQVFIKTRSRSALDYLFEPLWDGIQKSMRD
- a CDS encoding type I secretion system permease/ATPase; this encodes MTMYQAIRRHLLFAALFGIASNLLVVAPTLYMLQVYDRVLPSRSLETLAMLVIFMAIALFMMFAVDVVRSLLLADLGRQLADRLDRLALAARVETLARRSPRPDLATSQDVAALRSFLSGTGVIALLDLPWLFVYLALMFLFHWSLGLIAIVSAILLVCLTVVNDRLTRAGVRTYTTRQRETEQIAAQIGRNAEIVTVLGMNAAVIGAWAARRSLDLDAQEQVGNASTLNRNISKALRQAIQVVMMGAGAWLVINQYATGGVMLATTILLGKALAPVEQMLGSWKQFVEVRQGWERLDALHRWMPGRSAIELPRPAGQLTVEALTFSSRRVNDQQGRLLLRGIQFSLSPGQLLVIVGSSASGKSTLLRLLAGLWEPQSGTVRLDGADIAQWPRDRLGRYLGYVPQDVELFSGSVAGNIARDPDPANHQAEAIVLAAQRAGVHDMVLRLPDGYETEIGESGEALSGGQRQAIALARALYGDPRLVLLDEPNANLDADGERRLNAALLQLKRDGVTVVVVTHRQAVLSIADRVMMMRNGQTECFGTREQVEAWLRSKARTADPATGNEQRREIAAS
- a CDS encoding TolC family outer membrane protein, which codes for MRWSHDWVYTYPSGARRQTDRLLSAGMLALSMLHATAHAASLSQLADDALAHDATFASAEASYRAGLEKEPEARAALLPHLGITQSDFRNAIHVPGQAAAPYSTVGASLSFNQSLFRWDDWQAYQESRLSVIGAGFTFASAKQDLLLRVAQAYFDALAAKDAFLLAQEHLRSVDEQLGLTTRSFTLGAATVVDMDEARAASDSAHADLLKAQGEVARRYAALQKIVGHPIDAVGSVDADATLAAFTDSSSDTWESDAQTSGLDVRQQQIALEIAKREISKVNAGYMPSVSIVGNASNGNAAFINGQTNFYTGAHRASSGEIGIQISIPLFDGLSTLSKQREALALRDKAEDDLEDARRSAALDAQQAFLGVRDGLAQIAALHTAQQSAETALNSDRKGFRVGVRINANVLDAEDKLFRTRRDLARARYDALMQFFHLKASVAQLDESTLAQLDGLDASRAAPSQK